TTGTACATTGATGGCATCTTTCAATGCTACTTACTGGAAGATAAAATACGTGAGGTAAAAATACCGAAGCAAACTGCCATTCCTGAAGGAAACTACACGCTAAGGCGGAACACCTGGGGCGGAATGAATGCGGAGTATCGGCAGAAATTTCCGAAGCTTCACAAAGGAATGATTGAGATTAATGGACTTCCGAATTTCAGTTTTGTGTACATCCATATTGGAAATACATTCAAACAAACCGCAGGATGTCCGCTATGTGGTTTCGGTTTTGAATTGGTCAATGGCGATTATCAGGTATTAAGAAGTAAGGATGCTTATCAGATGATTTACCCGAAGTTGTTAGCCATAGCACAGGGTAATGAAAAAGGTATCAGCATCGAGAATAATTTCCAATTTTAAAAACGTGTATCAATGGAAAATGCAATCACATTAAACATCGTGTTCGGCTCTTTGATCAGTATGCTGTTGGCGATTGTCGCCTACTTCATCAAACAACTCCATTCCGATTTCAAGAAAATGGAAAAGGATTTAACGGAAGTAAAAACAATGGCATTACTGATAAAAACAGAGTTCAAAAACAGTTACGATTTGCTTAATCACAAAGTAGATTATCTGGAACACCGAGTAAACAATTTAGAAAAAATCATTTTAAAACAATTCAACAA
This genomic interval from Pseudopedobacter saltans DSM 12145 contains the following:
- a CDS encoding DUF5675 family protein, which encodes MRTKIIRVAEGKQSTLSQLYIDGIFQCYLLEDKIREVKIPKQTAIPEGNYTLRRNTWGGMNAEYRQKFPKLHKGMIEINGLPNFSFVYIHIGNTFKQTAGCPLCGFGFELVNGDYQVLRSKDAYQMIYPKLLAIAQGNEKGISIENNFQF